A single window of Deltaproteobacteria bacterium DNA harbors:
- a CDS encoding acetamidase/formamidase family protein, translating to MVKVDEFIDLIGPDAEMLGPVRDGGLIVTGTEPACYGPMITPEIESGHTISRPVAVAGAEVGDGVALKIKEIKITSRAAASGTETPREGSFVGDPFVAKKCPGCGKVNPHTVVKGIGKDAIHCLDCDTPVSAFEVTNGFTMIFDDDHTVGLTVPGKLAEEIARNAEAYSGAPAGATCHSVLVFALADMPAGIVTRVRPMIGNFGTLPAVTMPSSHNAGDFGVFLIGAPHKHAISERDLLKRTDAHMDIDSVRQGAIVIAPVKVEGAGIVVGDVHAMQGDGEIAGHTTDVSAEVTVEVEVVKGLANDGPIILPLLEDLPPLARFFSTAELERARSLGRSNGFEIQAEVAPIQVVGSGANLNEATMNGLERLAAIVQMDIEEVKNRVTITGGIEIGRLPGIVHISMLTPMSRLEEIGIAHLARNQYGL from the coding sequence ATGGTCAAAGTTGATGAGTTTATAGATCTGATCGGACCAGATGCCGAGATGCTCGGGCCGGTGCGAGATGGGGGCTTGATTGTCACTGGCACCGAACCGGCATGTTACGGTCCCATGATTACCCCAGAAATTGAAAGTGGTCACACCATAAGCCGTCCAGTGGCTGTGGCGGGTGCAGAAGTGGGCGACGGAGTGGCCCTGAAAATCAAAGAGATCAAGATAACCTCCAGGGCCGCGGCCTCGGGCACTGAAACTCCCCGGGAAGGAAGTTTTGTGGGAGACCCGTTTGTTGCCAAGAAATGCCCGGGATGCGGCAAGGTAAATCCTCACACTGTGGTGAAGGGCATTGGCAAAGATGCGATCCATTGTCTGGACTGTGATACCCCGGTGTCAGCATTTGAGGTCACTAACGGCTTTACCATGATTTTCGATGATGATCACACTGTGGGCCTCACTGTACCTGGAAAGCTGGCAGAGGAAATAGCCAGGAACGCAGAGGCCTATTCAGGAGCCCCTGCTGGAGCAACGTGCCACTCGGTGCTGGTCTTTGCCCTGGCAGATATGCCTGCCGGCATTGTTACCAGAGTGCGGCCCATGATAGGAAACTTCGGGACACTGCCTGCTGTTACCATGCCTTCATCCCATAATGCCGGTGACTTTGGGGTTTTTCTAATTGGCGCACCCCATAAGCATGCCATTTCGGAGAGAGATTTGTTGAAGAGGACCGATGCCCACATGGATATTGACAGCGTACGTCAGGGGGCCATCGTGATCGCTCCGGTAAAAGTGGAGGGAGCCGGCATAGTCGTGGGCGACGTTCATGCAATGCAAGGAGACGGCGAGATTGCCGGCCATACCACTGACGTGTCCGCAGAAGTTACTGTGGAGGTGGAGGTGGTGAAAGGGTTGGCAAACGATGGGCCCATCATATTGCCCTTGCTGGAGGACCTGCCGCCGCTGGCGAGATTCTTCTCTACAGCAGAGCTGGAAAGAGCGCGCTCACTCGGGCGATCGAACGGCTTTGAAATTCAAGCTGAAGTGGCGCCCATCCAGGTGGTTGGCTCAGGGGCCAATCTAAACGAGGCCACTATGAACGGTCTCGAGCGGCTGGCTGCTATTGTGCAGATGGATATAGAGGAGGTAAAAAACCGCGTGACCATC
- a CDS encoding ArsA family ATPase translates to MRKVFFFLGKGGVGKTTLAGSFAAYLAETAGRVFAASIDPAHNLFDFLGIQTAESRAKVSDTLIVEEFDVEGYLKKFLRESSERMKDTYRYLQMINLENMFDVLKHSPGMEEYAMLAALHHLFNTWSERVDYIVIDTPPTGLMLRIFALPKTSLMWLTKLRGLRNKILSRRAQIVHIKGKEALEPDLPYRSEDDAITRQLAEQENLAQEIWSILSDQQKCKRILVLNYDELSVREGTKIITDLDSLGIEIDLAVFNKKGISSSAEENSTEFSSAINGVKSTEIPFFRESTTPRDKMFEIATSFASELV, encoded by the coding sequence ATGCGGAAGGTCTTTTTCTTTCTGGGCAAGGGGGGTGTGGGCAAGACCACACTTGCCGGCAGTTTTGCCGCCTACCTGGCTGAGACAGCAGGGAGGGTCTTTGCTGCCTCCATAGATCCCGCTCACAATCTGTTTGACTTTCTTGGTATACAGACAGCAGAGTCTAGGGCGAAGGTTTCAGATACTCTTATTGTGGAAGAGTTTGATGTGGAGGGCTATCTGAAAAAGTTTCTCAGAGAGTCCTCTGAGCGCATGAAGGATACTTACAGGTATCTTCAGATGATAAACCTGGAGAACATGTTTGATGTGCTGAAGCATTCCCCGGGAATGGAAGAATACGCAATGCTTGCTGCTTTGCACCATCTTTTCAATACCTGGAGTGAAAGAGTCGACTACATTGTCATTGATACCCCTCCAACTGGACTTATGCTGCGCATATTTGCCCTGCCGAAAACTAGTCTCATGTGGCTGACAAAGCTAAGGGGGCTGCGAAACAAGATCCTGAGTCGGCGTGCCCAGATTGTGCATATCAAGGGGAAAGAGGCTCTCGAGCCGGATCTGCCCTATAGATCTGAAGATGATGCCATAACCAGGCAACTGGCAGAGCAGGAAAATCTGGCCCAGGAGATATGGAGCATTCTCAGTGATCAGCAAAAGTGCAAGAGAATCCTTGTTCTCAACTATGACGAACTTTCTGTGAGAGAGGGAACGAAGATTATCACAGATCTTGATTCACTCGGCATAGAGATTGATCTGGCAGTGTTCAACAAAAAGGGAATTTCCTCCAGTGCTGAGGAAAACTCGACGGAATTCTCTTCTGCAATAAACGGTGTCAAGTCAACAGAGATTCCCTTTTTCAGGGAAAGCACAACGCCCAGGGATAAGATGTTTGAAATCGCCACATCCTTTGCTTCGGAGCTTGTATGA
- a CDS encoding DUF59 domain-containing protein, whose translation MIPSKEQIVSVLEKVKDPESSLSLLELGIVKNVDYEESTGKLLINIDFRSRNPSCVGCIPIAWLIQKKITDELSSEFLKYPGVKAVEYIDK comes from the coding sequence ATGATCCCAAGTAAAGAACAGATAGTCTCAGTGCTCGAGAAGGTGAAAGATCCCGAGAGTAGTTTGAGCCTCTTAGAGTTGGGCATTGTCAAGAATGTTGATTATGAGGAAAGCACAGGTAAACTACTGATAAATATCGATTTTCGCAGCAGAAATCCTTCCTGTGTCGGCTGTATCCCTATAGCCTGGCTGATTCAGAAAAAGATTACCGACGAACTTTCCTCGGAATTCTTGAAATACCCGGGGGTAAAGGCCGTTGAGTATATCGATAAGTAA